A DNA window from Gigantopelta aegis isolate Gae_Host chromosome 4, Gae_host_genome, whole genome shotgun sequence contains the following coding sequences:
- the LOC121371944 gene encoding sperm mitochondrial-associated cysteine-rich protein-like, whose product MSDNQGRHIPCATTANCPKGGTCVTSTVAGVQIKKCCLDESKCKNKAGICPPWTASSTCTGSCTDDGDCPDVNKCCATACSVPGKRCVVPRPWFTYFYF is encoded by the exons ATGTCCGACAACCAGGGTCGACACATCCCCTGCGCCACGACCGCCAACTGCCCCAAGGGAGGCACGTGTGTCACGTCAACTGTAGCTGGGGTGCAGATCAAGAAATGCTGTCTCGATGAATCGAAATGTAAAA ATAAGGCCGGGATCTGTCCCCCGTGGACGGCGAGCTCCACGTGTACGGGCAGCTGCACCGACGACGGCGACTGCCCTGACGTCAACAAGTGCTGCGCCACCGCCTGCTCCGTTCCCGGCAAACGGTGTGTGGTGCCACGGCCCTGGTTCACTTACTTCTACTTCTGA